The genome window TCTTGAATGGTTTGGTGAAGGTCATGGTCACTATCCTTTGGGTATGCAGGTTACGGGTTACGATGTTCGGCGGTGCGGGGTTGCTGTGCCGATGACCCAACCTGGCCGCGGCCTGCCATGTCAGGCAATAACGCCGGAATGCTATGAAATGACGTGACGTAAGCTATTGGATGACGCCGGGTAAGATCGGCCGTGTTATCGGATATCGGCGGTAGGAATTTCGACAATTACTGTTTTAATTCAATAGGTTATATTTTCGGTGCTCTCAAAGTATTTTTGAACCATTTTTCAACCCCTGTTTGAAACGACGCTGAACGCACAAAGGAAATCGGGGTGTGAATCGAGTCATTTCCTGCGTCCATCAGGCCAGATCCGATCAGGGTGCGAAAAATCGGCAGAATCGCAGGCGCAGCACATGGATATCGCCAGGCCGCCAGGGCGTTCGAATCAGCAATCCACGCGCTAAAGCGTTTCGACATTAACCTGAGACATATCCGGCGGCCTTAAAGTAGTTCCAGCATTCTACTGGGTCGTAGAGATCGCAGATTGCTCCGATTGCTTCGAAGACCTGGGTAAAGGACCTGGCCCCGATCCGTCGCAAATGGGCTTTCAGTTTAGAGAAGGCCTGCTCGATGGGATTCAGGTCGGGCGAGTACGGTGGCAGGTAAAGGAACCAGCAGCCGTGATTGCGTAAAGCCTGCGTCGCCTCCTTATTCCGGTGGGTTGCCAGGTTGTCGAGAATGACGACAGTGCCGGGGTTGATCTCGGGGACCAGCACTTCGCGGATGTAGGCCGCGAAGGCGGGGCCATCTATCGCTCCCTTGATGACCCAAGGTGCGATCAGCGCGCCTTGGGTCAGGCCCGCGATCAAGGTTTGGGTTCCCCAGCTTCCGAAGGGCGCATCCATCGTCAGGCGCTTACCGCGCTTGGCTCTGCCGCGTAGGCGCGTGAGGTTTGTCTTCACTGCGGTTTCGTCAATAAAGACAACGCGCTCAGGAAAGGTCGCAATGGCTGGCGAGCGGTATCTGAACCAGTCGGCCCGTTGCTGCCTTACCTTGGCGCGGCGGCGCTCGGTTGCGACCAGCGACTTTTTTGTACGTGAAGCCGAGCCGGGACAGAAGGTTGGCGATGGAGGAGTGATGCACCCGCACACCCTCTGCATCGGCCAGCGCATTACGCAACTCAAAGAGCGTGATGTCAGGGTCTTGTGCGATCAACTCCTCAAAGAATTCCCGATGCGGAGCCAGCTTTCCCTTGCCGCGCGGCGGTCCCTGCCGGGCAGGTTCCGCATGACCCTTCATCCTCACCTGACGCGCCCACCGCGCGCCTGTGGCAGGCGACAGCTTCAACCGCAACGCCGCCGCGCGCCCGCTCAACCCTTCTTCAATGTATCTCTGAAACCGTATCCGAAGCGCAGATGGCAAAGGTGCTGACATGATCCATCCTCCCAAACAGGATGAATCACAGATCAGGTCTCAAGGGAATCCCTCGCGATTCAGGTTCAAGCCGAAACGCTTTAGGAGCGGCGATTCGTCAGATCCGGACCGTCGCGCCGCATCTTCACCACATCGAGGATTCGGCGCGTTCCGGCCAGGCGCGGTCATAGTCCGGGCCGCCGACCTCTCCGTCTGTCATTGCAGCCAACATCTGACCCGGCGTTGGCAGCCCCTCACTTTTGTCACCACGGGCCCACATGCCTGAACGCATCAGCGCGCGCGAACATTGAAAGTACACCTCGGACACGCGGATCACTGCGACGGTGCGCGGCAGGTTGCCATTGCGGGCGAATCGCTGACGCAACGGTTCGTCCGCGGTGATCCGGGCCGTGCCATTCACCCGCACGACGTTGCTTGATCCCGGCACCATGAACATCAGTGACACCCGCCCGTCGCGCACGATGTTGCGCAGCGAATCGATGCGGTTGTTGCCGTTCCAGTCGGGCAGGGCCAATGTCTGCGGGTCCAGCTCGATCACCACTGGCCCGTCATCGCCGCGCGGGGTTCCATCGGTGCCTTCCGGACCGACAGTGCTGAGCACGACAAAGCGCGAGGCCGCGATCCAGGCGCGATATTCAGGCGTCAGCCGGTCGGCCACCTTGCGCAGCGACGGGGCCTGGGCGGTGCCATAATGCGCCTCCAGCGCGGCGATGTCGGTCAGATACTCTACGTCAGCCATGCTGCTCTGCCTTTTGGTCAATCACCGGGAAGCCAGCTTCGGCCATCAACCTGTCCGAGGCCGCTTCGACTTCGGATTCCAATCGCGCCAGAAATGGCCGCTGCTTCATTCCCGGGGCAATCGGGTCAAGGAATTCGACCACGGCAAGACCGGGACGGCGATAAAACCCGTGGCGCGGCCAGAACACGCCGA of Paracoccaceae bacterium contains these proteins:
- a CDS encoding pyridoxamine 5'-phosphate oxidase family protein, whose amino-acid sequence is MADVEYLTDIAALEAHYGTAQAPSLRKVADRLTPEYRAWIAASRFVVLSTVGPEGTDGTPRGDDGPVVIELDPQTLALPDWNGNNRIDSLRNIVRDGRVSLMFMVPGSSNVVRVNGTARITADEPLRQRFARNGNLPRTVAVIRVSEVYFQCSRALMRSGMWARGDKSEGLPTPGQMLAAMTDGEVGGPDYDRAWPERAESSMW